From the genome of Pseudomonas hamedanensis:
AGGCCTGACAAAAATCTGGTTAGCCAGGTCGCTCGAAGCGCCAAGGGTGGAGGCCATGCGTAAACCAGGACCCCACCTAGCGGTATGTATACTTCATGGAGCGCTTGCGTTTATTCTTGGCAAGGTCAACGTGTGACAATGCGGATAAAAATCGCTCACTGGACGCCCAAAAGCTGCGCTTTTTTCTGCTGGTTAGCTCAAAATTTGCGGTCAGCCTGGGTCGAGTTTTTAAGGAAGTCATATGAGAAAGCCAAGAATATTTATAGCTTCAGCAGTAGAGAGCTTGGATGTGGCTGATGCGTTCAACGTAAACCTAGATCATCAGGCAGAGGTAACGGTTTGGAAGCATGGTTTTAACCTTTCTCAGAACACTATTGACTCTCTGGTAAAAATGGCGGAATCCGTGGATTTCGCAATTTTCATTTTTACACCAGATGATATCGCAGAAATCAGAGATCAAAAAAAGCACATCGTACGAGATAATGTGCTTTTTGAACTTGGCCTATTTGTCGGTACGCTAGGTAAAGAGAGATGCTTCATAGTTAAACCTAGAGACACCGAGTTGCATTTCCCGACTGATCTTTTGGGGCTTACACCCGCGGATTACAATGGCGAAAGGTCTGATGGAAATTTGGAGGCCGCTGTAAATCACCCGTGCGTACTAATCAAGAAGGAAGTTGCAAATTTAAGCTTGCTTTCACAAGATCTAAATATTCAGAAAAATCCGCGCAGAAAGGCTGGATACAATTATAAACTTGGTGACGTGGAACATCGCCTTTTGGCAAAAGTTCTTGAAAGTTACGCCAGCTCACCGAATGGCGTATCTGTATGGAGTACATTCAACGACCTGAAAGGTGTTGAGCAAGGGATACTGAGTTTAGCGGCGATTAAGCTAGAAAGAGTAGGCTTTCTAGATAAGAGCATCGCTATCGACGAAGAGTATAATGGCTCTGAATATTATGCACTCTCAATAACTGCAGACGGGATAGATTATCTTCTTGAAAATGAGGAGCTGCTCCACAAGGCAAATAAAAAAGTAGGTACAGTTAATTTCGACACAGATATTCCATTCTGATTTATTTGCTAGCTTTTAGCTTTCGCGGATTGCTTCTGCGGTAACGTAAAAACAATTCGTCGTGAGTTGTATATGAAAAAACGTTCACGCGCTAACTTGCGCGAACTGAAGCGCGCCCATCACATTAAAGATTATGCAAGCAAGAAGAGCACTTCAAGGGGACTGATATATTACCAGAAAACAATTCAGCCTCCATTCCCGATAGAAAAGTCTCAGTATAAAAATCTCCAAACACGTCACATTTCCTCCCCAAACTCAAGATCCGAGTACAAAATGACGACAAATTACTGGCTTGTAGGTGCTACATGGGGAGGATCAAAAGACGTCCTACCTAAATTTTTACAACGGGGATACTGGTATTGCTGGGATGCAAATAAATTCGAGAATAAGGAGGCCGGAGTAGGAAACTCCATAAAAAATCAACAAGAACGATTTACGCACGTAAAGACAGATGATCGTATTGCAGTCAAACGCTTACTAGGGAAAGGATCATCAGAAATGGCAATCCTTGCAATAGGGAAAGTTAAAGACGTAGATATCTCCGAATGGCGAATCTATGTTGACTGGATTATTTCAGACATTAAAGATCGCAACGTTCCGCTAAGAGGTTGCGCGGCCTCAATTCATGGCCCTTTCTCCAAACTTGGAAAGGATGAAGAATGGATTTCAAAAAATATTTTGCATCTAAAACGGACAACACAATAGAAAATGGGCAAATAAATTGACGCCAACGCAAAAGGTCTTGGATTTGCTTCCAGAGAGCAAATCCGCTCCAACCTTCTAATTTTCTTTTGATTTGCGTAATTCATTTTTTAAAGCATCGACCTGAGCGTGCAACCTTTCATTCTCTTTCATTAGGAAGCTTTTCGATGGACTCTCAGGGTTATGATAAGAAGGAATATCATACAACAACTCCAACTCATCCTTATAAGGCATCAAAGGCTGATAAAGTTGATAAAAAGCACGCCCTACTGCCCCTCGAAATAGTTCAAGTATTGGCTTCTTTGCACCGACAGAAAGAATATGATCAATAGCAATACCTGGATAGGGATCGATGTATATTATTTTAGTGACACCCAGTTGATACGCTTTTTTTGCACAAAGTTCACAGGGGCTAGCGGTAGTAAACAAAATACCCCCAATAAGTTTTTGCCCACCAAATTTTGCAATTTGCAAAAAAGCGTTTTCTTCTGCATGAAGTGATCTCGTGTGAACTTGATTCTTTTCACCCTCAATTTCATTTTGTAGCGCTTTGAAGCAAAACGGGATATTTCGTTTTTGAGTGGCGCCAGTTTTTATCAAATCAAAATACTTATCACTTAAAGCCTTGCGGAACACATTATCGTTTTTTTCATACTCACTATAATCGGCACCATTAATTCCGCTCAGTAAGTCCTCGGCACTTCTTAACAGGCATGGAGTTTGTCCTTGGGGAGTGCTGTTCCAGCCGACACTTTTTACACTGTAGCCAGTATCTGTTACCACAGCGCCAACCTGTCGCGAAATACAGCCAGAGCTTTGCTTGACCGTATAAGCTATTTGCATACAGTTTTCAACTGACGTCGGCATCACTAACCCAGGATGCATCATAAGCGCTAGGTACCATGCTAGCTGACTCACCAAGTCATTTTGATTGAACTCGCTAGTTTTGGAGTTGTGAATATGAATATCAGCAATCTCGATACAAGCCTGAATATTTTGCGCGATAAATTTATTCGCCCCGGAAAGTTTTCCAGGATACTCCTTGTTATCGAGATCCGAAATCTCCCTTATTGAAAGCTTTCTATATTCATGCAAACTACTCAATCTTTTCGAATTAGGCGTATTCACGGATATCAGATAGAAGTTTGCATACCTCCTTTTTAAAAAGAATGCCTCATACGGATTTCTAATCGCATCTATAACAACCCTGCACGGAATTCCTTTTGCTATTGTGGATTTTCGAACAAGCTTAATCAAAAAATTTAAATGCTTTGGAAAATTAAATATCTTGCCGGCGTCAAAGATGTTACTATTTGCAAGACCTGAGGATCTAATATTGTCACCAGAGTTTTGGTAAAGCTTGGTAAAAGCAGCCCCACCTAAGCTTTCCCTTAAACTCTCAGCAACACGCGGCAAGGTTGAAAAATAAAGCTCTATCCATGACTCTAACTCGCTAGGATCAACCTTCCCATTAAACGAATGAAGCCGTAGAATTTCCTCTCGCACCTTATTTGAGTCATCATAAATCGCTGCTGCGGACTCTTGCTTAATGCCTGCACCCGAGACCCCTATTAAGTACGATACAAACGGTTCTCTTTCTAAAAGCAATAGGTGATATGTAATTAAGGATCGCACCTCAATCTTATAAAAAGAGGTCCATTCATTACCCTTTAAGTACTTATGAATTATTTTATGTTTTTTTAACTCATTCTCCGTGAGCCCTTCATAGCCGTCCGCAGGAAATTCGAAACTTGTGCCGCCCAGCTTGCTAGCGGCCGTAGAGCATCCTGAACCAGTACGCCCCGTCAGGCCAATTATCAGAAAGTTATTTGCCTCACTGTAAACCCCACTTATTGCTTCGCCGGTCTTTATCGACATTCCCTCTCCCCTTAACCCTGTAATCTACGAACAGAAAAATGAAAATACGTCTATCTCATTACAAATGTAGCCTGCTTTTTGGCGCACATTAAAGTTTTGCACTACGCGCTCCTCCAACCCTTCAAGGATGTTCTACTAAGAAAATGGCTGCTAAAATGCATGTAGGACTGCCTTCAAGGTCCCCTCAATAATTAGATTGCTTTTCTGTAGGATAGCGGTATGTCGTGACATGATTGCTCTTGCCGAAAGCAATCAAATGCTTTGTTTATTCACCTTACTCTCTCGCCGAGCCGCTTGAACGGGCAGGCCAAAAGGGGCAGCAGCAAAATGGCTGACTCGATCTTTCAATTCAAGGCCTCACCAACCTAGGCAACACCACCCCCTCCGCCAACCTCTCCACCCCCAACCTCACCCTCTCCCCACCCCGCTCAATCACCACCCCATCCCGCTCAACCCCCACCAACCTCACCCCAACTCCAACCTTCTCCCCCACCAAAAAACTCCTCGGCGGCCCATCGTTCAAGCTCAATATCGCCACCGCCCCACTCCCCCCCGCCATCACCCCACTCACCTTGATATCCACCGGCGCGGTCTCATTGGAAAACCACTGCAACGCCGGACTATCACTCCGCGCCGCGAGCATTTGCGGGGCGGCCGCTGGCGTGTGGGATTGCGCCGAAGTCAGCAGCAGCGACGACCACGTCGCGACGCCAACCAGTGCGGCGAGCAGTGCCAGTGCCTGGACCGTTTGCGCCGGGGTAATCCGTGCGGTGAATTTCATGGGTTGTCGCTCCTTGTTGTCCCTGTTGCCAGCCTACGCGGTAATTCTCTCCGTTTTATTTCACATGCCTTACATGTTCGCCTTGCACGATGGGGTGGGACGCCAAGGAGTGCGCGGGTGATGAGCAGGCAGCAGGGTCTTTTGTTGATCGAGTTGATGGTGCTGCGGGTGATCATCGCCGGGGCCGGGTTGAGCGCAGCGATGAGCGTTCGATCGCCCTGTTTGCGGAATCCATATGGCGAGTTATGCGGTTGTAGCGCTGTGGACAGGTTGTTGCCTTGGCGGAGAATAGGCGGTGGCTCAAGGTTGACGCGCAAGTGTTTGACCGTAGCCAGGAGGCGCTACCGTTGGGCACACTCGATACCTTGCTGAGCCGCCCTTAAAGCTCCTGAGCCTGACCCTCATATTTAGAGGATCAAGCCGGGAGCCAATTTTTATGCTTTTGGAACCACAGTGAACAGCCATGCCGGCGACACGACTCCCGAACCGTATAACGCCTTGGCCGAAATGGAGTGCGGACCCAGGTTCAAACCTGTCAAGGTAAAGGTCCAGGTACCCCTTGAATCGACCAAGACTCGACCCTTGGCTACCGAACCATCAAACACTTCAACTTCCTGCTCTTTTTCCGCTATACCGGTAATAGTAACCCTCGTCTCGTTGATTTCAGCACCATTTGGAATTTGTATACCGCTGGCTGTTTCGACGGTAACGATAGAGGGTGCGATTGCATTGGATTGGGACGTCGACATGGTGAAAACTCCGATAGTGAAATAAGTGTGGCGGAGTGATTCAACCCTGAATGACGCAAATGCACACCTGTCAAACCTGACAGGTACCCGTGCTTTAGCGACGAACGGTCCTCACCACTCCGGGCCCGTCAGGATCGTGTCGGCACGGCAACCCTGGCTCTTCCGGCAACGGATCCATCACCAACCGGAGCGTCTCCCTACTCCCTCACCATCGCATTACCCTCCACTACTAGCAGCAGCAACGACCAGGGCGGCGAGCAGT
Proteins encoded in this window:
- a CDS encoding TIR domain-containing protein codes for the protein MRKPRIFIASAVESLDVADAFNVNLDHQAEVTVWKHGFNLSQNTIDSLVKMAESVDFAIFIFTPDDIAEIRDQKKHIVRDNVLFELGLFVGTLGKERCFIVKPRDTELHFPTDLLGLTPADYNGERSDGNLEAAVNHPCVLIKKEVANLSLLSQDLNIQKNPRRKAGYNYKLGDVEHRLLAKVLESYASSPNGVSVWSTFNDLKGVEQGILSLAAIKLERVGFLDKSIAIDEEYNGSEYYALSITADGIDYLLENEELLHKANKKVGTVNFDTDIPF
- a CDS encoding type II secretion system protein N, with product MKFTARITPAQTVQALALLAALVGVATWSSLLLTSAQSHTPAAAPQMLAARSDSPALQWFSNETAPVDIKVSGVMAGGSGAVAILSLNDGPPRSFLVGEKVGVGVRLVGVERDGVVIERGGERVRLGVERLAEGVVLPRLVRP